A single Cannabis sativa cultivar Pink pepper isolate KNU-18-1 chromosome 7, ASM2916894v1, whole genome shotgun sequence DNA region contains:
- the LOC115697665 gene encoding berberine bridge enzyme-like D-2: MMNSLVYFLIIIVLLIVPSLEEDQFQYQITSCLTQHNINNFTTLHSNESKYYYKLLNFSMQNLRFADPNFPKPIAIILPQNVDQIKSVVLCARNASCKIIIRSGGHSYEGTSSTIDTASTANTPTPFVIMDLMNLNRVTVDLEDKSAWVEGGATLGETYYAIANATNYYGFSAGSCPTVGIGGHISGGGFGLLSRKYGVAADNVLDALLVDANGKLLDRESMGEDVFWAIRGGGGGVWGVVYAWKINLLKVPPIVTTFIVSRQGTKTQIANLIAKWQLVAPNLGDDFYLSCFVGAGLPETTTHVGISVTFKGFYLGPKNQTQFFIHQVFPELGIVEQDCFEMSWIQSIVFFSDLSPGSSVHNLQDRYLQNKAYFKAKSDYVHTPISHDGIWVALNHLEKEPKGYVILDPYGGNMDRISTESIAFPHRKGNLYTIQYMVEWSQQENNEKREDYIKWLRAFYSAMAPYVSWGPRAAYVNYIDFDLGVMVTKDHDDDDDDQLFDPVEIARAWGEKYFLNNFDRLVRAKTLIDPHNVFSNQQSIPPNNSNLVSLRRSE, translated from the coding sequence ATGATGAATTCCCTAGTGTACTTCcttataattattgttttattaattgtgCCATCTTTAGAAGAAGACCAATTCCAATACCAAATCACTTCATGTCTCACACAACATAACATCAACAACTTTACCACATTACATAGCAACGAATCCAAATACTATTACAAGTTGCTCAATTTCTCTATGCAAAATCTTCGTTTTGCTGATCCCAATTTTCCTAAGCCTATTGCTATAATATTGCCTCAAAATGTAGACCAAATAAAAAGTGTTGTCTTATGTGCTAGGAATGCCTCTTGCAAAATCATAATTAGGTCGGGGGGACACAGCTATGAGGGTACTTCCTCAACTATAGACACTGCCAGCACTGCAAACACTCCTACCCCGTTTGTGATCAtggatctaatgaatcttaacCGAGTGACGGTTGACTTAGAGGACAAGTCAGCCTGGGTGGAAGGAGGTGCAACATTGGGTGAGACTTACTATGCTATTGCTAATGCCACTAATTATTATGGTTTCTCAGCTGGATCATGTCCAACTGTTGGAATAGGTGGACATATTTCGGGCGGTGGCTTTGGGTTACTTTCCCGAAAATATGGAGTTGCGGCTGATAATGTGTTGGATGCTCTGCTTGTTGACGCTAATGGAAAGTTGTTAGATAGAGAAAGCATGGGAGAAGATGTGTTTTGGGCCATTAGAGGTGGAGGTGGTGGTGTTTGGGGGGTTGTTTATGCTTGGAAAATCAATTTATTGAAAGTTCCACCCATTGTCACAACCTTTATTGTGTCTAGACAAGGCACAAAAACCCAAATAGCAAACCTAATAGCAAAGTGGCAACTTGTTGCTCCCAACTTAGGAGATGATTTTTACTTGTCATGTTTTGTTGGTGCAGGGTTACCCGAAACCACAACTCATGTTGGAATTTCAGTTACATTTAAAGGCTTTTATCTCGGTCCTAAGAATCAAACACAATTCTTCATTCATCAGGTGTTCCCAGAACTAGGTATTGTAGAACAAGACTGCTTTGAAATGAGTTGGATTCAATCCATCGTGTTCTTCTCCGATTTGTCTCCAGGAAGCTCGGTACACAACTTGCAAGATCGTTACTTGCAAAATAAGGCATATTTTAAAGCTAAATCGGACTATGTTCATACCCCAATTTCTCATGATGGCATATGGGTAGCCCTTAACCATCTTGAGAAGGAGCCCAAAGGGTATGTGATTTTAGATCCTTATGGTGGAAACATGGATCGTATAAGCACTGAATCTATTGCTTTCCCACATAGAAAAGGTAACTTGTATACAATTCAATACATGGTAGAATGGAGCCAACAAGAGAATAATGAGAAaagagaagattacataaaATGGTTAAGAGCATTTTATAGTGCAATGGCTCCATATGTTTCATGGGGTCCTAGAGCAGCTTATGTAAACTATATAGATTTTGATCTTGGTGTGATGGTTACAAAGgatcatgatgatgatgatgatgatcagtTGTTTGACCCTGTGGAGATTGCTAGGGCTTGGGgagaaaaatattttctaaataacTTTGATAGGTTGGTTCGAGCCAAAACTTTGATAGATCCTCACAATGTTTTCTCTAATCAACAAAGTATTCCTccaaataattctaatttgGTTAGTCTTAGACGGAGTGAGTAG
- the LOC115698088 gene encoding pentatricopeptide repeat-containing protein At5g41170, mitochondrial-like, which yields MPSPIHVFNSILVTNPICFYKTFKTNQTHHHVSSSSYALNKNNITEIPIKESHDFYEKPTTQLSLKPLVDEIKGLPFKEKHQIITVQKLNGDLGTIFEFNELLLALVVAEEPYLALKLFDEMSSYGLEPDSWTFSVIIRCYCENNDFDEAESVLRYMLDNGFVPNFSAVNILMNSLCKKGKLQRAFGVLDLMGGIGFKPTVQIYNCLLKGLCYVGRVEEAFDMLMRMKKDSIVGVDMYSYTAVMGGFCKVGRSDEAMELLNEALEMSLSPNVVTFNTLFNGFCVEGRPLEGIKILKMMKERDCQPDYISYSTLLHGLLKWRKTKTALRICNEMLEIGLNVEKKMMNSLLRGLCRRFCRGRKEDLFRDAYQFFEKMKNDGDLFEPSTYDLVIQTLCIGKKIDEASVSLQTMIRMGFSPQIITLNGVIQALCVEGKANEALFVLVLLNEGGIVPSRGSYNLLIDGLNKHGNFFSACNVYGAAVKRGLIPSKKPQQ from the coding sequence ATGCCTTCTCCAATTCATGTGTTCAACTCTATTTTAGTGACCAACCCAATTTGCTTCTACAAAACATTCAAAACCAATCAAACCCATCAccatgtttcttcttcttcttatgctCTTAATAAAAACAACATTACAGAAATACCCATCAAAGAAAGCCATGATTTTTATGAGAAACCCACCACCCAATTAAGCCTAAAACCTCTTGTTGATGAAATCAAAGGCTTACCCTTTAAAGAAAAACACCAAATCATCACTGTTCAGAAGCTAAATGGTGATTTGGGAACTATTTTTGAGTTCAATGAACTGCTTTTAGCTCTTGTTGTTGCTGAGGAGCCTTATCTTGCCTTGAAACTGTTTGATGAAATGTCTAGTTATGGTTTGGAGCCAGATTCTTGGACATTTTCTGTAATTATTAGGTGTTATTGTGAGAATAATGATTTTGATGAGGCAGAGAGTGTTCTAAGGTATATGTTGGATAATGGGTTTGTTCCAAATTTTTCTGCTGTAAATATTTTGATGAATTCATTATGTAAAAAGGGTAAGTTGCAGAGAGCTTTTGGGGTTTTGGATTTGATGGGTGGGATTGGTTTTAAGCCAACTGTTCAAATATATAATTGTTTGTTGAAAGGGTTGTGTTATGTGGGGAGAGTAGAGGAAGCATTTGATATGTTAATGAGGATGAAGAAAGACTCCATTGTTGGAGTTGATATGTATTCATATACAGCTGTTATGGGTGGTTTTTGTAAAGTTGGTAGATCAGATGAGGCTATGGAATTGCTTAATGAAGCTTTGGAGATGAGTTTATCACCAAATGTTGTCACTTTCAATACTCTCTTTAATGGGTTTTGTGTAGAGGGAAGACCATTGGAAGGGATTAAGATTTTGAAGATGATGAAAGAGAGAGATTGTCAGCCTGATTATATCAGTTACAGTACTTTGTTACATGGCTTATTGAAATGGCGAAAAACCAAGACTGCTTTGAGGATTTGTAACGAAATGTTGGAGATTGGATTGAATGtggagaagaagatgatgaactCTTTGTTAAGAGGATTGTGTAGGAGATTTTGTAGGGGAAGAAAAGAAGACTTGTTTCGAGATGCTTACCAATTCTTCGAGAAGATGAAAAATGATGGCGATTTGTTCGAACCTAGTACGTACGATCTAGTGATTCAAACTCTGTGTATAGGGAAGAAAATTGATGAGGCTAGTGTAAGTTTACAGACGATGATTCGAATGGGATTTTCACCGCAGATTATCACACTGAACGGTGTAATTCAAGCGCTTTGTGTGGAGGGAAAGGCGAACGAGGCGTTGTTTGTTTTGGTTTTGTTGAATGAAGGGGGTATAGTTCCTAGTAGAGGAAGTTATAACCTTTTGATTGATGGGTTGAACAAACATGGTAATTTCTTCAGTGCTTGTAATGTGTACGGGGCTGCAGTGAAGCGCGGTTTGATTCCTAGCAAGAAACCGCAACAATGA